Within the Medicago truncatula cultivar Jemalong A17 chromosome 4, MtrunA17r5.0-ANR, whole genome shotgun sequence genome, the region CACAAATTCAGCATTCCTGAGCACACGTGTGGATTGGAAGGAGACTCGAGAAGCGCACGTGTTCAAGGCGGATCTTCCGGGAATGAAGAAGGTAGAGATTGAAGTTGATAGGGTTCTTCAGATCAGCGGAGAGAGAAGCGTTGAGAAAGAAGATAAGAACAATGAATGGCATTGCGTGGAGCTTAGCAGTGGGAAATTCATGAGGAAGTTTAGATTGGCAGAGAATGCTAAGATGGATCAGGTGAATGCAAACATGGGAGAATGGTGTTCTCACTGTAACTATTCCTAAGGAAGAAGTGAAAAAACCTGGAGTTAAGACCATTGATATCTCTGATTAAATATAGATGGAGTATTTAGTTTTCTTTCTCTGTTTTCGGTTTACAATGGtgttctccttcttcttctaatgcttatatttttgtaatttagaGAATTCGTGTGATTAAACTCCGGTTTGTGAATACAATATTCAATTTTCCAGTTAATcgttaattgaaatattttctttgacaaaaacaCACCGAACTTTGATTATTGCATTGGCTGGCAAATATTCAACAGAATTCTTTTGTGTGCCTCTGATCGTTTTAATGTCTAGGATCTTCTTGGTAACAACCATTAGAGTTATAATTAATAAAGAACTAACTTCAATTCAACGGCACAAGGTATGCATAAAGAGGTCAAGTAAAAAGTTTCATTCAGTACCACTACTATAGCTAGTACCTACCAGCTTAGGAAACATACTTGATAAAGCCACAAATATAGCCAGAATTTTGCAACTCATGCAATGGATGAGAAGGACCCGTTTTACCAATGTTATAATCTTAGTAAAGGATTGATTATTTCTGAGACCACCTATAATCAATTTGAGCTGACATCGGCATTTGGTTATATGATAAAGAAATTAGTTGGAATGATATGATCACGATTTTAACTTGTTAATGTCTAGAAATTAGTTGGAATGATATGATCAGGAATTTAACTTGTTAATGTCTTATTGTTTTCTGAAAATTTCTATTcaatatgtattatttttatcGGTAAACTTTATTAGTAAACCGATTTAGAAATTACAAACAAAGACCCCATATAAAGGCAGAACATCCACAATAAACACTTCTTAATTATGACCTATCTTCAACACCCATATTATCACCATCTAAATCAAACTTCATCGCAAAAACAAcctttgaaaaaacaaaatccataaaCACTCGTCACCCGCTACTTACACTAAAACACCTTTGAAAGTCACCCAACCCAAAGAAAATATCCCTCCAAACCAAACTTCAACTTTTCATCTCCATAGCCGAGCCCAATTTGGCATCCATTAAATGTCCTTTCCCAACGCTTTTTCGGATTGCACCACCTCTCTACTTCGGGTTCACCGAAGAAAACCCATAAAACCCAAATCCAACTTGAGTCAAAGACTGACTCctgatctcgaatcaaaagtaaTCGGCCCACCAGACTCCAAAACCAAATCAGTAAGGTACCCCTCATCTTCTATATGTATTGTTAGTGTGTAAATGATTATCTTAATCAATAGCACTGTCTGTCTTTTCGGTATTTTTATTTCGctaacttttgaaaattattaacggttttttttatgaaattttgatgtggattaaaactaaaaatatagaTGT harbors:
- the LOC112420914 gene encoding LOW QUALITY PROTEIN: class I heat shock protein-like (The sequence of the model RefSeq protein was modified relative to this genomic sequence to represent the inferred CDS: deleted 1 base in 1 codon), which codes for LSLPRFTFPTNSAFLSTRVDWKETREAHVFKADLPGMKKVEIEVDRVLQISGERSVEKEDKNNEWHCVELSSGKFMRKFRLAENAKMDQVNANMENGVLTVTIPKEEVKKPGVKTIDISD